The genomic stretch AGCGTGCTGCCCGACAGCTATGCCTATAATCGCGGCGACACGCGGCAGGCGATGCTGGAGCGGATGCAGAAGGCGATGACCGACTATCTCGCCAAGGCATGGGAAGCGCGCAAGCCCGGCATCGCCGTGAAGACCCCGCAGGAAGCGCTGATCCTCGCCTCGATCGTCGAGAAGGAGACCGGCAAGCCGGAGGAGCGCCGGACGGTCGCCGCGGTCTATTCGAACCGGCTGCGGCAGAATATGATGCTCCAGGCCGACCCGACGATCATCTATCCGATCACCAAGGGCAAGCCGCTGGGCCGCCGCATCCTCCAGTCCGAAGTGCGCGCGGTGAATGCCTATAACACCTATGCGATGACCGGCCTGCCCGCCGGGCCGATCGCCAATCCGGGGCGGGCGAGCATCGACGCAGTGCTCGACCCGGCGCAATCGACCGCGCTCTATTTCGTCGCGGACGGCAGCGGCGGGCACGTGTTCGCCGACACGCTGGAACAGCATAATGCGAACGTGCAGAAATGGTACGCGCTGCGGCGGGCTAGGGGTGAGATGTAGGCTTAATCGCCTGAGGTCCCGGCTTTCGCCGGGATGACGGGCGGGGGGCGTCATCCCGGCGAAAGCCGGGACCTCAGGAGAGGAAGGACCGCACTTGCCCGGCTGGACCTACATCATGACCAACAAGCCGCGCGGGGTGCTCTACATCGGCGTCACCGCGGCGCTCAACCAGCGCGTGCAGCAGCATCGCGAGGGCAAGGGCTCCAGCTTCTGCGCCCGGTACAATCTCACCCGGCTCGTACTCGCCGAGCCGCATGACTCGATCGACGACGCGATTGTTCGTGAGAAGCGGCTCAAGGAGTGGCGGCGCGCGTGGAAGATCGCGCTGATCGAGGAGACCAATCCGGAGTGGCGGGATTTGTTTGGGGAGGTTTGGGAGTAGAGTCGCCTGAGGTCCCGGCTTTCGCCGGGATGACGCATCCACAAACCGTCATCCCGGCGAAAGCCGGGACCTCAGGCAAGGAAGGACTTTACGCCCCCAGCCCAGCCGCAGCCCGAGCCTTCGCCTCCACCTCGTCCATCGACCCCGTAGCGATCCAGCTTCCGCCAACGCACAGCACCGGCCCGAAGCTCAGCCACTCCGGCGCGCTCGCCAGCGTGATGCCGCCGGTGGGGCAGAATTTCGCCTGGTAGAAGGGCGCGGCGAGGGCCTTGAGCGCCTTCAACCCGCCCGAGGTCTCGGCGGGGAAGAATTTGAAATATTCGAGGCCCAGGTCGAGCCCGCGCATGATGTCGCCCGCGGTCGCGGTGCCGGGGAGGAACGGGACGCCGCTGGCGATGATCGGGTCGGCCAGCCGCTCGGTCAGCCCCGGCGAGACGATGAACTCGGCGCCGGCGTCCATCACCTGCTTGAACTGCGCGCCGTTGACGACGGTGCCCGCGCCGACGATCGCGCCGGGGACCTTCTGCATCTCGGCCATCGCCTCCAGCGCGGCGCCGGTGCGCATCGTGACTTCGAGCACACGCAGGCCGCCCTTGACCAGCGCCTCGGCCAGCGGGCGCGCGGTGGCGGCGTCCTCGATCACCAGCACGGGGATCACCGGGCTGGTGCGCATGATCGTCTCGATGGTCGTCACTTAGGCCTCCTGGGCATGTTCCTGCGCGAACGCGGCGGCGGCGCCATAGAGCCCCGGCTGCGGATGCGTGATGAGCTTGACGGGAATCGATGCCATCAGGTTCCGGAACCGGCCCTTGGCAACGAAACGCTCGCCAAATCCCGATTGCAGCAGATGGTCCTTCAAGCGCAACCCCAGACCGCCGGCAATCACCACGCCGGTGGGCCCATGGGTCAGCGCCAGGTCGCCCGCGATCGCGCCGAGGCTGAGGCAGAACCGGTCCATCGCCGCGACGGCGAGGCTGTCGGTGCCCTCCAGCGCGAGCTGCCACACCTGCTTGTCGTCCAGCCGCGGGATGG from Sphingomonas hengshuiensis encodes the following:
- the mltG gene encoding endolytic transglycosylase MltG, which produces MVIALGLGVLQYWGGPGPARSNVSVEVPDGATLTRAAAELEKAGAIRSARPFVLLARVLGGGEAIKAGEYRIPARLSEADILKLLQGGRTLQRFVTIPEGTPSILVYETLMKAPQLSGTIAVPEEGSVLPDSYAYNRGDTRQAMLERMQKAMTDYLAKAWEARKPGIAVKTPQEALILASIVEKETGKPEERRTVAAVYSNRLRQNMMLQADPTIIYPITKGKPLGRRILQSEVRAVNAYNTYAMTGLPAGPIANPGRASIDAVLDPAQSTALYFVADGSGGHVFADTLEQHNANVQKWYALRRARGEM
- a CDS encoding GIY-YIG nuclease family protein, with the translated sequence MPGWTYIMTNKPRGVLYIGVTAALNQRVQQHREGKGSSFCARYNLTRLVLAEPHDSIDDAIVREKRLKEWRRAWKIALIEETNPEWRDLFGEVWE
- the eda gene encoding bifunctional 4-hydroxy-2-oxoglutarate aldolase/2-dehydro-3-deoxy-phosphogluconate aldolase; the protein is MTTIETIMRTSPVIPVLVIEDAATARPLAEALVKGGLRVLEVTMRTGAALEAMAEMQKVPGAIVGAGTVVNGAQFKQVMDAGAEFIVSPGLTERLADPIIASGVPFLPGTATAGDIMRGLDLGLEYFKFFPAETSGGLKALKALAAPFYQAKFCPTGGITLASAPEWLSFGPVLCVGGSWIATGSMDEVEAKARAAAGLGA